CCTTCAGAGAGCCCATTTAGTTCACCACAAAGACGCAAAGAGCGCAAAGTTTTAAAGACTACTAATGACATGGTTTGGTGTGGTTTAAGTAAACTAAAGTTGTGGAATTCGATCTTTAACTTTAGGCACTTCAAACTTTAGTTCACTTTAGTCACTCTTTTTTTAATATCTACGATTTCGTCGGGCCTTAATAAGCCTTCTGCGAGCCTCTATAGCTTTCCTTTTTTTCTTCACAGATGGTTTCTCATAAGCTCTTCGTAACTTGAGTTCCTTGAATAATCCACTCTTGGAGAGTTTATTCTTTAGGACTCTCAATGCTCTTTCTATATCGTTGTCAAATACTTTTACTTCCAAAATGTTCCATTCCTTTCATTATTATTTTTCGAAGCCTTGCATAACTGTTTTGCAACTGCATGGAGGATAAGTAACATGTACTCGTAAAAAGTCAAAAAGGTGTGCCTTGTCATGCTGAACTTGTTTCAGCAT
This window of the Syntrophales bacterium genome carries:
- the rpsU gene encoding 30S ribosomal protein S21 → MEVKVFDNDIERALRVLKNKLSKSGLFKELKLRRAYEKPSVKKKRKAIEARRRLIKARRNRRY